The genomic window GACGTCATTCCAGCAATGGCTGGCTGTCACCTGCTGAATTTTGTCAGGAAGACGTGTTTGTGGCTTAACTGGCAGAAGCTGCGGACGCTACGGACATGCTCTGGGCTGTTGCTCAAAACAAATGGGATTGGATATTCCCCTTTTTTTCAATTTCCTATACCATATCACATAATATTCGTGTATTATACTCCTAGAAACAAGTAAAAAAGGGGGAGAAGTTCATGAATTTGCTAAATAAAATTAACGTCAGCATGCGAATTGGCTTACTAGCAACAATCCTACTTTTAATGATGATCATTTCAGCGATAATGGGGTTAAAACTAACCCATAACGCCGATCTGGGATTGAAGACAGTCTACTTAGACCGAGTCGTCCCCTTAAAACAATTAAAGATAATATCTGATGAATACGCGATTAATATTGTAGATACTTCCCATAAAGTACGCAGCACTGTCCTTAGTTGGAACCAAGGTATTGAAAATCTCATAACAGCCCAAAAACGCATCAAATCTGAACTTAATACATACTTAAATACAGAACTGGTTCCCGACGAAATCAGACTGACAAAAGAACTGAAACCATTGCTAAAAAGAGCGGATGTATCCCTTGATCAATTACGATCAATTTTTCAATCCCAAGACAAACAACAACTAATTAACTATATCCAAAAAGATCTTTACCAAGCGATCGACCCGGTAACGGAAGTCATTGCCAAACTTATCGATATACAACTGGTTGTAGCAGAAGGAATATATCAACAAGCTGGAACAGATTATTCCGTCGGTTTGAAATCAATGATTGGAATTGTAGTTGGCGCCCTTGTTCTCTCCATCCTGACTACCTATCTGATTGGTCGCTCGCTCACCACTCAGCTTGGTGGAGAGCCTCGTGCAATTCAAAATATTGCAACGAAAATTGCAGCTGGCGACCTTCATGCAGCCAGAGAAATTAACCGGGACAAGGCTCAAGGGGTTAGTCGGGCCATGCTGGGAATCAATGATAGCCTGACCGAAATTTCCACGGAACTTGAAAAAACCGTGACAAAAATTAAACTTGGGGATTTGCGTTTCAGAGCTGAAACCAGCAACCTTTCTGGATTTTTTGCTAACATCATGGCCAATGCAAACATGCTGGCAGATTCATTAGTCAATTACTTAGACGATATAGGTAACCCCATTTTTTGTATCGATAAAAATCAGGATATGATGTTCGCTAACAAAGCCGCAAAATCAGCCGAGTTCACCCCGTCCCCTGAAAGCAGGAAAAAATGCATTAAAGAATTATACAAAAATCCTCAAGGCAGTCATTATGAACAAATTTTGACCGCACAGGGACTTACCTCTGTAACCACCTTAAAACCCGATACAACAGTATCATACACCGGAATTCCCATTTCAGATGACAACGGAGCACTTACCGGAGTGTTTGAAATCATTGTCGACCAGACAAAAGTCATCGGCATGCAAAGCAAAGTTTCTAGACTGGCAGAACAGGCTTCAGCCATCTCAGAAAGACTGTCCAACTCAGCAAATGCATTAAACGAACAGGTGGATGAAGCCAGCAAAGGGGCTACAATCCAGAGCGAACGAACCGCAGAAACAGCTACAGCCATGGAAGAAATGAATGCCACAGTAATAGAGGTTGCAAGAAATGCAGGGCAAGCAGCTGAGAACACAGGACTGACTAAAGAAAAAGCAACTAGTGAAGAAGCAGTTGTCAGTGAGGTGGTGGAAGCCATTGAAGGTATTCAGAAACAAACTGAATCTCTGCGAACCGATACCATCGAAATGGGTAATCAAGCGGAAGGAATTAGCAGCGTCATCGACGTTATCAGCGATATTGCAGACCAAACCAACCTTCTTGCACTTAATGCTGCCATTGAAGCAGCACGAGCAGGAGAAGCAGGACGAGGATTTGCAGTGGTTGCTGATGAAGTCCGGAAACTTGCGGAAAAAACTATGACCGCAACAACGGAAGTAAATGATGCCATAAACGCCATTCAAAGTTCCAGTCACAGAAATATATCATCCACAGAAACTACTGTCGCAGCAGTAAGCAAAAGTACCGAGCTTGCAGGTCAAGCCGGATCAGTACTTAAAGAGATTGTCGAATATTCTGACAATTCTTCAAAACAAGTCCACTCAATAGCCGCAGCTTCAGAGCAACAATCGGCCACAGCTGAGGAGATCACCAGATCCAGTGAGGAAGTGGACAAAATATCACAAACAACCAGCGCATCAATGCATGAAGCTGCAAAATCGGTTGAGGAAATAGCAGAAATGACAAAGGAACTGGATAAACTTATCCAGGCAATGGTCTCATAAAATTATACACGCGCGTTCAGATAAATAAGTATACCAAGCAATAAAGCTGTATACTAAAAATTTTGCTTCGGCCCCGCAGATTCCTGTGGGGATCTACGGAAAACGTTAGGTTATCAAGGGTAGGCACGATCAAACAACACCTGGACCAGGGAAAGGCTCTCAGGGATCACTCCATAGAACGGAAAAAATAGCACGCTAAATGACTGAATACTGAAACGATCAGTTCCCGGCTCTGAAGGACACAAATGTCACTCAAGCATACGTCGAATCTCGTCAATCATAACCTCGCAAAACGGAAGAGGTTTGAAAAAAACGGAATTGGAAACAAACGGCACTCTCGCCAGTTCTGCGGGAATCCCATATTCTGGAGAAACCGTGTAGACAATGAATTTTAAGTCAGGCCATTTGGCCGAGACATTATTGATGAATGTCGTGCCGTCCATACCCGGCAGGCGCATATCGACGATCACAAGGTCTACTCGATAGCTTTCCAGTAACTGTAATGCATCTTCGGTACTCTCGGCTTCATGTACAATAAAAATCTTCATCTTCCAGATAATCTACAAGGCTTTGTCTGACATGGATTTCATCATCTAGGACCAATATTTTGTGTGGCATCTTATTGGTCCTTATCCCGCAATTGGCAATTTGATGATAAAACGCGTCCCAAAACCGGGAAATGAATGGACCTCCATGCTTCCTCTATGCTGGTCGGTCACGATGAAATATGATACAGACAAGCCTAGCCCGGTTCCTTTCCCGATGGCCTTGGTAGTAAAAAAAGGCTCCAGTATGCGCTTGCGGACAGTTTCATCCATGCCCGGCCCGTTGTCTTCGACTTCCACTATGGCCATATCCTCTTCCTTTCGTACCCTGAGAGAGAACTGGGGAACTTCTTCACTATACGTTTTTTCAGACATGGCCTCGGCACCGTTTTTCAACAGGTTCAAAAAGACCTGCTGCATCTCATTGCTTTCGCAATATACAACCGGGACATCTGGAGCATATTCTCGCACGATTTCAATCTTTCGAAAATCGTATTGCTTCTTCAAATCGTAATCGCTGGCGACCAGCTCCAGAGTGTTGTCCAACAGCTTTGCCAAGTCATGAACTCCGAAGTTCTTTTCGCTCTTGCGACTGAAATTCAACATATTGCTCACGATCGTTGCCGCACGGTTGCCGGACTCGTGGATGCCGTCGAGCATTCTCGGGATGTCGCGTATTTTCAAGTATTCCCGAATCTTTTCTAGCGAAACGTCGCAGTCCTTCGCGGCGGCCTCGTTTTTTTTGAGGTCTCCAAATATACGTTTCGTGATGTTTTGGGCATAGCCGATGATCGCCGCCAGGGGGTTGTTTATTTCGTGGGCCATGCCCGCCGCCAGACCGCCCACGGACATCATTTTTTCGGACTGTATCATCATATGCTCCAACCTTACCCGTTCGGTTACGTCGTCAATGCGGATGACTGCGCCTTCGGTGCCATTGATCACCAACGGGTAAACCGTAATGTCCTCATAAAGGGTCTCACCGTTTTGTTGTCTAGCTACTTGGGGAGCGGATTGGACTTTTCGTTTCCTCATGGCTTCGAATGCCCGTTTCATCTCAGTGGAAAGGAGTGGGGCCACTTGTGCCAACGACCGTCCCAAGGCTTTGTCCAGAGGCACGCCCGAGGCCTTTTGCGCCGCATGATTCCACTGGGTAACCAGCCCTTTGGCATTCACCCCAATAAGCTGGGAGGGCATGGAGTCTATAACGTTGGACAGGTAGTTG from Desulfovibrio sp. JC022 includes these protein-coding regions:
- a CDS encoding methyl-accepting chemotaxis protein → MNLLNKINVSMRIGLLATILLLMMIISAIMGLKLTHNADLGLKTVYLDRVVPLKQLKIISDEYAINIVDTSHKVRSTVLSWNQGIENLITAQKRIKSELNTYLNTELVPDEIRLTKELKPLLKRADVSLDQLRSIFQSQDKQQLINYIQKDLYQAIDPVTEVIAKLIDIQLVVAEGIYQQAGTDYSVGLKSMIGIVVGALVLSILTTYLIGRSLTTQLGGEPRAIQNIATKIAAGDLHAAREINRDKAQGVSRAMLGINDSLTEISTELEKTVTKIKLGDLRFRAETSNLSGFFANIMANANMLADSLVNYLDDIGNPIFCIDKNQDMMFANKAAKSAEFTPSPESRKKCIKELYKNPQGSHYEQILTAQGLTSVTTLKPDTTVSYTGIPISDDNGALTGVFEIIVDQTKVIGMQSKVSRLAEQASAISERLSNSANALNEQVDEASKGATIQSERTAETATAMEEMNATVIEVARNAGQAAENTGLTKEKATSEEAVVSEVVEAIEGIQKQTESLRTDTIEMGNQAEGISSVIDVISDIADQTNLLALNAAIEAARAGEAGRGFAVVADEVRKLAEKTMTATTEVNDAINAIQSSSHRNISSTETTVAAVSKSTELAGQAGSVLKEIVEYSDNSSKQVHSIAAASEQQSATAEEITRSSEEVDKISQTTSASMHEAAKSVEEIAEMTKELDKLIQAMVS
- a CDS encoding response regulator; translated protein: MKIFIVHEAESTEDALQLLESYRVDLVIVDMRLPGMDGTTFINNVSAKWPDLKFIVYTVSPEYGIPAELARVPFVSNSVFFKPLPFCEVMIDEIRRMLE